A genome region from Tolypothrix sp. PCC 7712 includes the following:
- a CDS encoding phage late control D family protein — translation MSNYSGVKTLSPNIRVLIQGQKLSADASADLISVKVSEDIDVPSMFTLEFSSWDLAKCKLTWVDDDLFEIGNEVEIQMGYDNNLKTVIVGEITGLEPEFSINSPPILVVRGHDMRHRLLRGSQTKSYTKMKDSDIASQIARARGLTPKVKDSEVKHEYVLQHNQTDWDFLQSRAERIGYEVVIDNKTLYFQPPQNDSQKVLTLKFEENLSEFLPRLSSMGQVQEVEVRGWIPKDKEEVMGKAAAGKEGSKMGGKTTGPKAVESFGKSVSTVVSQPVASKAEADQIALGQFKDMAIAYITAEGACGGNPTLRIAKVIEVTGVGKRFSGLYYVTSTEHKYSEGQGYNTSFTARRTAA, via the coding sequence ATGTCTAATTACAGTGGTGTAAAAACCCTTTCTCCTAATATTAGAGTCCTCATCCAAGGACAGAAGCTTTCTGCTGATGCTAGTGCTGATTTAATTTCAGTGAAAGTATCTGAAGATATAGACGTACCAAGTATGTTTACCTTGGAATTTAGCAGTTGGGATTTAGCCAAGTGTAAATTAACTTGGGTGGATGATGATTTATTTGAAATTGGCAATGAAGTAGAAATTCAAATGGGTTATGACAATAACTTAAAAACAGTAATTGTCGGAGAAATTACCGGATTAGAACCCGAATTTTCTATCAACTCTCCACCCATATTAGTGGTAAGGGGACATGATATGCGTCACCGTTTGTTGCGAGGTTCGCAAACAAAATCATATACAAAAATGAAGGATAGCGATATTGCTAGCCAAATTGCCAGAGCTAGAGGATTAACACCAAAAGTTAAAGATAGCGAGGTAAAACACGAATATGTTTTGCAGCATAATCAAACTGATTGGGATTTTCTCCAAAGCCGTGCAGAACGTATTGGTTATGAAGTAGTTATTGATAATAAAACATTATATTTTCAACCTCCACAAAACGATAGTCAAAAAGTTTTAACGTTAAAGTTTGAAGAAAATTTAAGTGAGTTTTTACCCCGTTTGAGCAGCATGGGACAAGTCCAAGAAGTTGAAGTTCGTGGGTGGATACCAAAAGATAAAGAAGAAGTAATGGGTAAAGCTGCTGCGGGTAAAGAGGGAAGTAAAATGGGTGGGAAAACTACTGGCCCTAAGGCTGTAGAAAGCTTTGGTAAATCTGTTTCTACAGTAGTTAGTCAACCTGTAGCCAGCAAAGCCGAAGCCGATCAAATAGCTTTAGGACAGTTTAAAGATATGGCGATCGCTTATATTACTGCTGAAGGTGCTTGTGGAGGTAATCCTACTTTACGCATAGCTAAAGTCATTGAGGTGACTGGCGTAGGTAAGCGATTTAGTGGACTTTATTATGTTACCTCAACCGAACATAAGTATTCAGAGGGACAGGGTTATAATACCTCATTTACTGCTAGGAGAACTGCCGCATGA
- a CDS encoding GPW/gp25 family protein codes for MDIDFLGVGWTYPVNFNQQGKMDMAKYEDCVRQSIWAILSTARGERVMRPNFGCRIHDRVFAPNNAGTVGEIISDVRSALVEWEARIDVLDIDVLSRPSQPNVLHISINYQVRTTNNAFNLVYPFYLQ; via the coding sequence ATGGATATTGATTTTTTAGGCGTAGGTTGGACTTACCCTGTGAATTTTAATCAGCAGGGAAAAATGGATATGGCGAAGTATGAAGATTGCGTTCGTCAATCAATTTGGGCGATTCTCAGCACCGCTAGAGGGGAACGTGTGATGCGTCCTAATTTTGGTTGTCGAATTCACGATCGCGTTTTTGCACCTAACAACGCCGGAACAGTGGGTGAAATCATTAGCGATGTGCGATCGGCTTTGGTGGAGTGGGAAGCCCGCATCGATGTTTTAGATATTGATGTGCTGTCTCGTCCCTCTCAACCTAATGTGCTGCATATTTCCATTAATTACCAAGTTCGTACCACGAATAATGCCTTTAATCTCGTCTATCCGTTCTATTTACAGTAG
- a CDS encoding phage baseplate assembly protein V, protein MIGLDLLMPDDRNVRFYGVTIAVVTNIKDPDGVGRIKVKFPWLSGEDESAWARVLTPMAGEDRGFYFLPEVDDEVLVAFEHGDIAFPYILGSLWNGKDKPPLKNDDGKNNKRMIKSRSGHQIVFDDTKDKEQIIIQDKSGKNKITIDCEKNSMSIQVEEDLNIEAKGKITIKSTDKDMSIECKNLEIKTQQECKIEAGSNCSIQAKSKGEFAAKSGMEINCAAGVKVNNGALEVM, encoded by the coding sequence ATGATTGGACTAGATTTATTAATGCCCGATGACCGGAATGTGCGCTTTTATGGTGTAACAATTGCTGTGGTTACTAACATTAAAGACCCGGATGGAGTCGGCAGAATTAAGGTAAAATTTCCCTGGCTCTCTGGTGAAGATGAAAGTGCTTGGGCGAGGGTACTTACTCCAATGGCGGGAGAAGATAGGGGATTTTACTTTTTACCCGAAGTAGATGACGAAGTTCTAGTGGCTTTTGAACATGGGGATATTGCCTTTCCTTATATTTTAGGTAGTTTGTGGAATGGCAAAGATAAACCACCGTTAAAAAATGATGACGGGAAGAATAATAAACGCATGATTAAATCCCGCAGCGGCCATCAAATTGTTTTCGATGATACTAAAGATAAAGAACAAATTATTATCCAAGATAAAAGTGGTAAAAACAAAATTACCATTGATTGCGAAAAAAATTCCATGAGTATTCAAGTAGAGGAAGACCTCAACATTGAAGCCAAGGGTAAAATTACCATCAAAAGCACCGATAAAGATATGTCTATAGAATGTAAAAACTTAGAAATTAAAACTCAACAAGAATGCAAAATTGAAGCTGGTTCAAATTGTAGTATTCAAGCTAAATCTAAAGGTGAATTTGCTGCTAAATCTGGTATGGAAATTAATTGTGCTGCGGGGGTAAAAGTCAATAATGGAGCCTTAGAGGTGATGTAA